The following nucleotide sequence is from Vanrija pseudolonga chromosome 4, complete sequence.
AGGCCGACATCCACTCgcaccccgagctcgcgtgGCAGGAGCACCGGACGCACGACACGACCGCGGGGTACATGGAGAAGGCTGGGTGGGATGTGACGCGCCACGCGTATGGGCTGCAGACTGCGTGGCGGGCCGAGAAGGTCGTGAGGGACGGGAAGGGGCGCGTTGTGGGGTTCAACTCTGAGCGTGAgtcgccgagcggagcgaggcggggtgAGCGGGAGAAGTAAGGCGGTGTGAtggagcgacgaggaggaggaggagagtaGGCCGCTCATACGCCCAGTCGACGCCCTCCCTCACGGCCACGCATGCGGGCACAacctcatcgccatcgcgggcatggcggcggccatCGGCACCGCGCAGGTGATGGAGGCGAACGGCGTGTCGGGGCGCGTGGTGctgctcggcacgccggccgaggaggcgtacggcggcaaggactTTATGCTCAAGCGGGGCGCGTATGATGAGATGGACGTGTGTTTGATGTGAGTGGcacaccgcgccgagccgagccgccTTGAATGACCAGGCCGAGCGAGGCCCGCTCACACAAGCCCCCAGGACCCACCCCGGCATCACAGGCAACGGCTCGTGGCTCCCCTCGATGTGCTGCAACGCGGCCTTCACAATCGAGTACAAGGGGGCCTCGGCACACGCGGGCGCCATGCCCTCTGCCGGCGtcaacgcgctcgacgccgcagtGTCGGGGTACACGAAtgtcgcgctgctgcggcagCAGATCCCGGACACGCACCGGATCTACAACGTGTTGAAGGGGAGCGAGGGCTGGACTGCGAACAGTGAGTGgcgggaggggaggggatgGGGCTGCTCGCTGGTATCGGGGCGACAcacctcgctgacgctcggtGTGCCGCAGTCATCACGTCCAACGCCAAGGTCATGTGCGGCATCCGCGCCCccaccgcgcgcgaggtgtaCAAGATGATCGACCGCGCGCTCAACTGCtacaaggccgccgcgctcgccacggGCTGCAGCTACACGATCACCAAGGACGCGCTGTACCTCGACACGCAGCACAGCACCGAGCTGGACAGCTACCTTGAGACCGTGACCCAgcgctgggcgggcgaggggtACAGCTACCGCAAGTTTGTGACGTACGGGACTACCGACTTTGGGAACGTGACGTACAAGTGTCCGGCGCTGCACCCCATGTTCCAGCTGCCTGACTTGCCCGAGGGTGACTTTTGTCGTGAGTCTGAGCCATGCGGCTGTGCATGTGAGATGGGACTGACACTCCAGACTCCGACACGTACGCCAACCACACCAACTCGGACTCGGCAGTCAAGGCCGCcctgcgctcggcgacgtgtctcgcggcggtggcgctgcgtgccgccgtggacgacgacTGGATGGCAACAGTCAAGGACAAGTGGGAGGCGCAGATGGCTGCGTGCGAGGGCCACGAGAcggtcaaggagctcgaggcgctgctcgcgccgtacCCTCTCTCGGACGTGTGCGCGCACGCCGTGTGCGAGGACGGGTGGAAGGACGTTGCGGCCAAGGCGCGGGCCGCGGCGTGAGCAGGCAGCGCAGGCGGCAGATGTAAGCAAGTACGAAGGAAGCATGACGCAGAAGCATACCCAACGCAGACGCAGAAGCACTAGCATACACTACTCGTACATCTCGTACAGCGGCTGCACCTCCGTGCCGACAGGCGGCGAGCCCCACacgagcgacgagccgcgGTGTCCGTGCCCGTGTCCTCGCGCGACGCTGTGAAAGGCGACCGGCTTGGGGTGGatgccgtggccgtggtgggtgacggcgacgctgctcgcAGCCGCCACAAGCGCCGAACTGGACGGAACGCGGCGGTACGACGCTTCCACCGGCGAGCCAGcgacgctgtcgtcgtcacgcCACTTGACGGCGCTCAcagcggccgcgccgcgcccgtaCCGCCACTCGGTGACCTGCGCCATGAAgagcccgtcgagctcgtcgtgcgtCACGAGCgcgatctcgtcgtcgacgcggcggttGCCGCTGCTGTACGCCGCgatgtcgacctcgtccaccgCGTCCCCGCTCAGCTTGTGCGCGTAGCTGTACGCCGCGGCCTGCACGTCCGTaggcggcgggaggaggtcgtccttgtcgatcCCGGCGTGCAGCCAGAtagcgaggcggcgcgcctcgagggcaTTGAATTTGGCATGGTATGCCGGCCAGAactgcgcgcgagcgagcgagtgtcAGCAAGCGAGCCCACTCGgcccccagcccagcccagtcCACTTACCACGACATTCACAGCCCGCTCGATCCGCTGAAACTCGGCCAAGCTAAtcgcgcgcaccgccgaaTCGGCACGCTCAACCCGCTCCcagtcctcgccgtcctcatcaccctcaccgacgacagcgcgcgGGCTCGTCCGCGCCCAGATAACATGCTCCCACTCGAGCCGGTCGTGGTTCCACCGCGGTGTGACGACGCTCACtgccggcgcgtcgcccagcACCGTGCCCGCGAACCAGCCGCGCCCGTGGGCGTGCTGGAAGGCGAGGTAGGCAAACTCGTGGCGGTAGGGGCCGGAGAGGCCGTACGACtagcgagcgcgcgtcagcgcgcgagcgggcggggaggagggttCCAGGAGTCGCGAGCACGTGTGCGACCCCCGTGGCGGGCACGAGACGGCTTGTACAGCCCCGACACCCCACTTACCCAGCGGTTCTGGATGGGGCTCTGCACGCCGTGCACCTCTGCAgccatggtgggtggtggtgggagggagAAACGAGATGAGATACGGCTGTTCAAgtcagcggcagcagcagcggcaccagcagcaccagcagcgagcagcggctcaggccgccgggcgcgagcgagagcacgAGGGATGAGGATTACGGCTGACGGCTGGGTAACGCCGGTGCCCCATCCATGCCCtctgtcggcgccgagaaaCCCCCAAGCgccggggggggggggttgtGCTGGGTGCTGCCTGCTCGGTGGGGTAGGGGTGCGCAATGCCCACCGACAGGGGtgtggcgagcgagcggggtggGTCAGTGTGCCACCCGGGCCGTCTGGAGGCAATACTTCTATCTCTCGCTGCATCTCTCGCtccctcgcactcgcactaCGCGACCATTCTCCACCCTCTGCGAGCTTCCGCACGCGTCGGGGTAGCagccgacacgacgacgataggcggcggcggcggcggggcgtcCTCTGTCCGCGCCTCGAACCCCGCCCACTCGGCGGGGTGGACCCCCTGCCCATGCTCCACCGCGCGCCAcacgacctcgtcgggcgTGTGACGGACCACGCGGTGCGCGTACGCTAGCGCGCTGGCGGGGTCGGAGCCGCGCTGGAGTTTGAAGCGGTATGCGGGCCAGAACTGGTGCGCggtcagctcgccctcgccccagcaacggcgacgcgccacTCACGACATACTCCTCCCGCTGGGAGAGACGCGTCCACTCCGCCTGCGTGACCGCCACCACGTCGCCGTCTGCGCGTTCCAGCGCTTCCAGGGACGCGCTGAACGGTGCGCCGTCGGGCACGACGAACGCCCACACGCTGTGGATCCATTCCCGGCGGGTGCTGTCCCACCGCggtgcggcgtcgcgcaggaGCGACGGGTGCTGCACGAAGCCTGCGAACCAGGACGAGCCGTGGACGTGCCGGTAGGCTATGAGGTGGAAGGTTGacggggcggcggtgccgtAGGTCTGCGCGTGTgagcggccgcgagcggtggtggcgggagGGGAGCGGCTCACCAGCCCGCTGCGGAgtggcgcggcgacgccgttgaCTGTCTTGGACATGGTGGAGGCTGGAGGGATGTTAGGAGCACCTGGCTGGACGTTGTGACGTTGCTCATCATGCATGTGACCGTGCATAAGGGCACCCGTggtggcgagcagcgagcatCGTGGCCCAAGCGATGCGGCAAGGCGCAGACAGTGGGCGATCGTGACGCCAGTCGTCACATCGTCACAGGTGTGCATCGCATCGTCGCAGCTCGCATCAGAACCACAGAACCCATACATAGCTTGTTGCTGCTTCTCTTCTCACTACCTCACACTCGCGCCCCCGCCACTAGGCTGCCGCCGAAGCTTGGGATcgatgccgagctggacACAGCCCTGCACCCATCTCCGTCTCCACGCCACGAGCTCgctctcgacggcggcgtcacaCTCGTCATGGggctcgctctcgtcgcccacGAAAGCAGCCTTGCCAGAACGTAGTGCCTCGGCCTGGTCCGGCGTGAGACTGCCAATCTGCCGCTCGGCATACGCCATCGCCACCTCGTGCAGGG
It contains:
- the Pm20d2_0 gene encoding Peptidase M20 domain-containing protein 2, with translation MAATHTPEGLTPALLDQVEAAILALTPSLTLIQADIHSHPELAWQEHRTHDTTAGYMEKAGWDVTRHAYGLQTAWRAEKVVRDGKGRVVGFNSELDALPHGHACGHNLIAIAGMAAAIGTAQVMEANGVSGRVVLLGTPAEEAYGGKDFMLKRGAYDEMDVCLMTHPGITGNGSWLPSMCCNAAFTIEYKGASAHAGAMPSAGVNALDAAVSGYTNVALLRQQIPDTHRIYNVLKGSEGWTANIITSNAKVMCGIRAPTAREVYKMIDRALNCYKAAALATGCSYTITKDALYLDTQHSTELDSYLETVTQRWAGEGYSYRKFVTYGTTDFGNVTYKCPALHPMFQLPDLPEGDFCRESEPCGCAYSDTYANHTNSDSAVKAALRSATCLAAVALRAAVDDDWMATVKDKWEAQMAACEGHETVKELEALLAPYPLSDVCAHAVCEDGWKDVAAKARAAA